In a genomic window of Bradyrhizobium ontarionense:
- a CDS encoding TRAP transporter substrate-binding protein, giving the protein MITRRTFTAGAASLLAATQISTRARAATTNWDMSTVWPDGNFHTQNAMAFAEEVKKQTGGAVNITVKAGGQLGFKGPEHLRAVRDGLVPLADVLNIQQVGDEPFMGVESIPFLAGSMDELKVLHKYVRPEYEKIAARNNQKILYIVPWPTQYLHLKAKVADVAGLKNIKIRVPDKNAVDMLNAVGMAAVMIPWGETIPALASGAVAGVSTSAVSGVDGKFWEFLKYIYPTNHVWSSQMLNVNLDSWKALTPEQQKTVADVAAKMEPTFWTNSLKADADSLSRLKDGGMEVVPVSEAMMTEIRTKTAPLMDAFVKRVPAAEQPVKAYLAEMKRG; this is encoded by the coding sequence ATGATTACACGACGCACATTCACCGCTGGCGCAGCCTCCCTGCTCGCCGCAACGCAGATTTCGACCCGCGCCCGCGCCGCCACGACCAACTGGGACATGTCGACGGTCTGGCCCGACGGCAACTTCCACACCCAGAACGCGATGGCGTTCGCCGAGGAAGTCAAGAAGCAGACCGGCGGCGCGGTCAACATCACCGTCAAGGCCGGCGGTCAGCTCGGCTTCAAGGGGCCCGAACATCTGCGCGCCGTGCGCGATGGCCTGGTGCCGCTGGCCGACGTGCTCAACATCCAGCAGGTCGGCGACGAGCCGTTCATGGGCGTCGAGAGCATCCCGTTCCTCGCCGGCTCGATGGACGAGCTCAAGGTGCTGCACAAATATGTGCGGCCCGAATATGAGAAGATCGCCGCGCGCAACAACCAGAAGATCCTCTACATCGTGCCGTGGCCGACGCAGTACCTGCATCTCAAGGCCAAGGTTGCTGATGTGGCCGGGCTGAAGAACATCAAGATCCGCGTGCCCGACAAGAACGCGGTCGACATGCTCAACGCGGTCGGCATGGCCGCCGTGATGATCCCCTGGGGCGAGACCATCCCGGCGCTCGCCTCCGGCGCGGTGGCGGGCGTATCCACCTCGGCGGTATCAGGCGTCGACGGCAAGTTCTGGGAGTTCCTCAAATACATCTACCCGACCAACCATGTGTGGTCGTCGCAGATGCTCAACGTGAACCTGGATTCGTGGAAGGCGCTGACGCCGGAGCAGCAGAAGACGGTTGCTGACGTCGCTGCGAAGATGGAGCCCACCTTCTGGACCAATTCGCTCAAGGCCGACGCCGACAGCCTCAGCCGGCTCAAGGACGGCGGCATGGAGGTGGTGCCGGTGTCCGAGGCGATGATGACGGAGATCCGCACCAAGACAGCCCCGTTGATGGACGCTTTCGTCAAGCGGGTGCCCGCGGCCGAACAGCCGGTGAAGGCCTATCTTGCCGAGATGAAACGTGGCTGA
- a CDS encoding methyl-accepting chemotaxis protein, with amino-acid sequence MSLSVKLKLGTKALICAAVVIALNTALVVGAAYWSLTSDFADRAKRDIEGNLRTFALTFTETFKDAKVSVQNGVVTRIEIPAIPEIKDHAIVDRAVSYVGGSATLFVVDGNGQFVRRSTNVKKENGDRAVGTQLAADHPAQALLRRGEAYKGPATLFGKPFMTAYFPVTDAAGKVIGILYVGVPMAELDAMLSQAMQTMIVAAAIAALLVLGLTMLVVRRVTKPLTSVTQALTAIAEGREDVQIKSDDRGDEIGEIARSLVVFRSAASERRRMREQQTASATAAVEERKAELQRFVDSFQASIGGIIENVLSSSSEFEREARQLTQTARTTADLSGQSAGASETASEHVRTAAAASDELSGSIAEIIRRVQESNAIAAEAVKQATATDQRIKELSDAGNRIGDVVKLITSIAEQTNLLALNATIEAARAGDAGRGFAVVAQEVKTLAGQTAKATEEISSQIANMQTVTQESVDAIKAIGSTIERINGIAASISAAVEQQRAATQNITHSVRSAATGTADVVNNIRSAARGAGETGESSNRMFASAQALSGESLRLKAEVEKFLDNMRAA; translated from the coding sequence ATGTCGTTGTCCGTCAAATTGAAGCTCGGCACCAAGGCGCTGATCTGTGCCGCCGTTGTCATCGCGCTGAATACGGCGCTCGTCGTCGGTGCGGCGTATTGGTCGCTCACGTCGGATTTCGCCGATCGCGCCAAACGCGACATCGAAGGCAACCTGCGCACCTTTGCGCTGACGTTCACCGAAACCTTCAAGGACGCGAAAGTCAGCGTGCAGAACGGCGTCGTTACGCGCATCGAGATTCCCGCGATCCCCGAGATCAAGGATCACGCGATCGTCGACCGCGCGGTGTCCTATGTCGGCGGCAGCGCCACGCTGTTCGTCGTCGACGGCAACGGTCAGTTCGTGCGCCGCTCGACCAATGTGAAAAAGGAGAATGGCGACCGCGCGGTGGGCACTCAGCTCGCCGCCGATCATCCGGCGCAGGCGCTGCTGCGTCGCGGCGAGGCCTATAAGGGACCGGCGACGCTGTTCGGCAAGCCGTTCATGACGGCGTATTTCCCGGTCACCGATGCTGCGGGCAAGGTGATCGGCATCCTCTATGTCGGCGTTCCCATGGCCGAGCTCGACGCCATGCTGTCGCAGGCGATGCAGACCATGATCGTTGCAGCCGCAATTGCCGCGCTGCTCGTGCTCGGCCTCACCATGCTGGTCGTCCGGCGCGTCACCAAGCCTTTGACGTCCGTGACGCAGGCGCTGACCGCGATCGCCGAGGGCCGCGAGGACGTCCAGATCAAGTCCGACGATCGTGGCGACGAGATCGGTGAGATTGCCCGCAGCCTGGTTGTGTTCCGCAGCGCCGCGAGCGAGCGGCGTCGGATGCGCGAACAGCAGACCGCCTCCGCGACGGCGGCCGTGGAGGAGCGCAAGGCCGAGTTGCAGCGTTTCGTCGATTCGTTCCAGGCCAGCATCGGCGGCATCATCGAGAACGTGCTGAGCTCGTCGAGCGAATTCGAGCGCGAGGCGCGTCAGCTCACCCAGACGGCGCGCACCACGGCCGACCTGTCCGGGCAGTCGGCGGGCGCCTCGGAAACCGCCTCCGAGCATGTTCGTACGGCGGCTGCGGCGTCCGACGAGTTGTCCGGCTCGATCGCGGAGATCATCCGCCGCGTGCAGGAATCCAACGCCATCGCCGCCGAGGCGGTCAAGCAGGCCACGGCGACCGACCAGCGCATCAAGGAACTCTCCGACGCCGGCAACCGCATCGGCGACGTCGTCAAGCTGATCACCTCGATCGCCGAGCAGACCAACCTCTTGGCCCTGAACGCCACGATCGAGGCCGCCCGTGCCGGCGATGCCGGCCGCGGCTTTGCGGTGGTCGCCCAGGAGGTCAAGACGCTGGCCGGGCAGACCGCCAAGGCGACCGAGGAGATCTCCAGCCAGATCGCCAACATGCAGACCGTGACCCAGGAATCGGTCGACGCCATCAAGGCGATCGGCTCCACCATCGAGCGCATCAACGGCATTGCCGCGTCGATCTCGGCCGCCGTCGAGCAGCAGCGCGCGGCGACCCAGAACATCACCCATAGCGTCCGCTCGGCCGCGACCGGCACCGCCGACGTCGTCAACAACATCCGCAGCGCGGCGCGCGGGGCCGGCGAGACCGGCGAAAGCTCCAACCGGATGTTCGCCTCGGCCCAGGCGCTGTCCGGCGAAAGCCTGCGGCTCAAGGCCGAGGTCGAGAAGTTCCTCGACAACATGCGGGCGGCCTGA
- a CDS encoding hydantoinase B/oxoprolinase family protein produces MSQSQATSLIDLQIMWHRLIAVVEEQAQVLLRTAFSPIVRECGDLSAGVFDLKGRMLAQAVTGTPGHVNSMAESVKHFIARFPIATMKPGDAYITNDPWMGTGHLNDFVVTTPCFKDGQPVALFSCTSHLMDIGGIGFGPDGTDVFMEGLYIPMLKLIDQGVVNETLMAMIRANTRLPVDTEGDTYSLAACNDVGCQRLVEMMTEFGIASLDELGDYVCDRSREAVLAEIAKLPKGTWRNEMVVDGYDAPVTLKAALTISDDGIHVHFDGTSPASKFGINVPLSYTTAYTVFGLGCVVASDIPNNAGSLSPLTVSAPSGAILNAPKPAPVASRHVIGQMLPDVVFGCLRQIIPERVPAEGTSCLWNLNVRGQTRSGAGGNYGFSMAVTSNGGTGARFDKDGLSATAYPSGVRGTPVEIAETQTPLIFWRKELRPDSGGAGRTRGGLGQIIEVGSGVDAPFDILAAFDRIDHPPRGRDGGHNGQAGYVGLKSGQKLRGKGFQTVPPDDRLVVLTPGGAGIGDPRERAAQLVQGDVEAGLVSADNAAAVYGQAR; encoded by the coding sequence ATGAGCCAATCACAAGCAACGAGCCTGATCGATCTGCAGATCATGTGGCACCGGCTGATCGCCGTGGTCGAGGAACAGGCACAGGTATTGCTGCGCACCGCCTTCAGCCCGATCGTGCGCGAATGCGGCGACCTCTCCGCGGGCGTGTTCGATCTCAAAGGGCGCATGCTGGCGCAGGCGGTCACCGGCACGCCCGGCCATGTCAACTCGATGGCGGAATCGGTGAAGCACTTCATCGCGCGCTTCCCGATTGCCACCATGAAGCCGGGCGATGCCTACATCACCAACGATCCCTGGATGGGCACCGGCCATCTCAACGATTTCGTCGTCACCACGCCCTGCTTCAAGGACGGCCAGCCGGTAGCGCTGTTCTCCTGCACCAGCCATTTGATGGATATCGGCGGCATCGGCTTCGGCCCTGACGGCACCGACGTGTTCATGGAGGGCCTCTACATCCCGATGCTGAAGCTGATCGACCAGGGCGTCGTCAACGAGACGCTGATGGCGATGATCCGCGCCAACACGCGGCTGCCGGTCGACACCGAGGGCGACACCTATTCGCTCGCCGCCTGCAACGATGTCGGCTGCCAGCGCCTGGTCGAGATGATGACCGAGTTCGGCATCGCCTCGCTCGATGAGCTCGGCGACTACGTCTGCGACCGCTCGCGCGAGGCCGTGCTGGCCGAGATCGCCAAGCTGCCGAAGGGCACCTGGCGCAACGAGATGGTGGTCGACGGCTATGATGCACCGGTGACGCTGAAGGCCGCGCTGACGATCTCGGACGACGGCATCCACGTCCACTTCGACGGCACCTCGCCCGCCTCGAAGTTCGGCATCAACGTGCCGCTGTCCTACACCACCGCCTACACCGTGTTCGGGCTCGGCTGCGTGGTGGCCTCTGATATCCCCAACAATGCCGGCTCGCTGTCGCCGCTCACGGTCTCGGCGCCCTCGGGCGCGATCCTCAATGCGCCGAAGCCCGCCCCGGTCGCCTCGCGGCATGTCATCGGCCAGATGCTGCCCGACGTCGTGTTCGGCTGTCTCAGGCAGATCATCCCGGAGCGGGTGCCTGCAGAAGGCACCTCCTGCCTGTGGAATCTCAACGTCCGCGGCCAGACCCGTAGCGGTGCCGGCGGCAATTACGGGTTCTCCATGGCGGTCACGTCGAACGGCGGCACCGGCGCCCGTTTCGACAAGGACGGGCTGTCGGCGACCGCCTATCCCTCCGGCGTGCGCGGCACCCCGGTCGAGATCGCGGAGACACAGACGCCGCTGATCTTCTGGCGCAAGGAGCTGCGCCCCGACTCCGGCGGCGCCGGCCGCACCCGCGGCGGCCTCGGCCAGATCATCGAGGTCGGCAGCGGCGTCGACGCTCCCTTCGACATCCTCGCCGCCTTCGACCGCATCGATCACCCGCCGCGCGGCCGCGACGGCGGCCACAATGGCCAGGCCGGCTATGTCGGGTTGAAGTCGGGCCAGAAACTGCGCGGCAAGGGTTTTCAGACCGTGCCGCCGGACGACCGCCTGGTGGTGCTGACGCCAGGTGGGGCGGGCATCGGTGATCCCCGGGAGCGTGCGGCACAGCTGGTGCAAGGCGATGTCGAGGCGGGGCTGGTGTCGGCGGACAATGCCGCGGCGGTCTACGGTCAGGCGCGATGA
- a CDS encoding hydantoinase/oxoprolinase family protein yields the protein MLEGAEVRLAVDIGGTFTDIVLDIGAQRRTRKLLTTPTQPEQAVLDGTRLILADAKARISDIDVFIHGTTLATNAIIERRGAKTALIATDGFRDVLDIGTESRYDQYDLSIDKPKPLVPRSLRFTVPERVDAHGQVRLPLDEAAVRALGPQLCALNVASIAIAFLHAYANPEHERRAAEILGEEMPGVSITLSSAVCPEIREYERTSTAVANAYVQPLMDSYLARMEQALRIEQFRGAIYLVTSGGGVTSIATARRFPVRLVESGPAGGAIFAGQIAARLGERKVLSFDMGGTTAKICLIEDFEPESSRVFEVDRAARFLKGSGLPVRIPVIEMVEIGAGGGSIARIDAMKRVTVGPESASSEPGPACYGRGGQRPAVTDSDVALGMIDPDAFAGGTIKLDPELSKQALLRDIGAPLGLTAEMAAYAVHEVVCENMASAARVHAVERGAVIGQHTLIAFGGAAPLHAARVAEKIGVSRVVVPSNAGVGSAVGFLAAPISYELVRSRHARLDDFDTALVSGLLQEMADEARALVEPGAAGADVRERRAAFMRYVGQGHEIAVELPNRPLTADDLAALRSSFEAGYAALFERPIPGAAIEVLSWSVLATTDPLQPPIVTEVTRKPAGKAAGHRKFFDGRAGRILEIPLYRREEMAPGATIAGPAVIAEDETSTFISNSFDAHIDGAGSIVMERKAA from the coding sequence ATGCTTGAAGGAGCCGAAGTCCGGCTGGCCGTCGATATCGGCGGCACGTTCACCGATATCGTTCTCGACATCGGCGCGCAGCGTCGAACGCGCAAGCTGCTGACCACGCCGACGCAGCCGGAGCAGGCCGTGCTCGACGGCACGCGCCTCATCCTCGCCGATGCAAAGGCGCGAATCTCCGACATCGACGTCTTCATCCACGGCACCACGCTCGCGACCAACGCCATCATCGAGCGCCGCGGCGCCAAGACGGCGCTGATCGCCACTGACGGCTTCCGCGATGTTCTGGATATTGGAACTGAGAGCCGCTACGACCAGTACGATCTCTCGATCGACAAGCCGAAACCGCTGGTGCCGCGCAGCCTTCGCTTCACCGTGCCCGAGCGCGTCGATGCTCATGGACAAGTCAGACTGCCGCTCGACGAAGCGGCGGTGCGTGCGCTGGGGCCGCAGCTGTGCGCCCTGAACGTTGCCAGCATCGCCATCGCCTTCCTGCATGCCTACGCCAATCCGGAGCACGAGCGCCGCGCGGCGGAGATCCTGGGCGAGGAGATGCCGGGCGTGTCGATCACGCTGTCGTCGGCGGTCTGTCCCGAAATCCGGGAATATGAGCGGACCTCGACTGCGGTGGCCAACGCCTATGTGCAGCCGCTGATGGACAGCTATCTCGCGCGCATGGAGCAGGCGCTCAGGATCGAGCAGTTCCGCGGCGCGATCTATCTCGTGACATCAGGCGGCGGCGTCACCTCGATCGCGACGGCGCGGCGCTTCCCGGTGCGGCTGGTCGAATCCGGCCCGGCCGGCGGCGCAATCTTCGCCGGCCAGATCGCCGCACGGCTCGGCGAGCGCAAGGTGCTGTCGTTCGACATGGGCGGCACCACCGCCAAGATCTGCCTGATCGAGGATTTCGAGCCTGAGAGCTCGCGCGTGTTCGAGGTCGATCGCGCCGCGCGCTTCCTGAAAGGCTCCGGCTTGCCCGTGCGCATTCCCGTCATCGAGATGGTTGAGATCGGCGCCGGCGGCGGCTCGATCGCGCGGATCGATGCGATGAAGCGCGTCACCGTCGGCCCCGAGAGCGCCTCCTCCGAGCCGGGACCTGCCTGCTACGGCCGTGGCGGCCAGCGTCCCGCGGTGACGGATTCCGACGTCGCGCTCGGCATGATCGATCCCGACGCGTTCGCCGGCGGCACCATCAAGCTCGACCCCGAGCTGTCGAAACAGGCCCTGCTCCGCGACATCGGCGCGCCGCTCGGCCTGACCGCCGAAATGGCCGCCTATGCGGTGCATGAAGTGGTCTGTGAGAACATGGCGAGCGCGGCGCGCGTCCATGCCGTCGAGCGCGGCGCCGTGATCGGCCAGCACACGCTGATCGCATTCGGCGGCGCAGCGCCGCTGCATGCCGCGCGCGTCGCGGAAAAGATCGGCGTGTCGCGCGTGGTCGTTCCCTCCAATGCCGGGGTCGGCTCGGCGGTCGGCTTCCTTGCTGCGCCGATCTCCTATGAGCTGGTGCGCAGCCGCCATGCGCGGCTCGACGATTTCGACACGGCCCTCGTCTCCGGCCTGCTGCAGGAGATGGCCGACGAGGCGCGCGCGCTGGTCGAGCCGGGTGCGGCCGGCGCTGACGTTCGCGAGCGCCGTGCCGCTTTCATGCGCTATGTCGGCCAGGGGCACGAGATCGCGGTCGAACTGCCGAACCGTCCCCTGACCGCGGACGACCTCGCCGCGCTGCGATCGTCCTTCGAGGCCGGCTACGCCGCTTTGTTCGAGCGGCCGATTCCGGGGGCGGCGATCGAAGTGCTGAGCTGGTCGGTGCTCGCGACGACGGACCCGCTCCAGCCTCCCATCGTCACCGAGGTGACGCGCAAACCCGCGGGCAAAGCCGCCGGACATCGCAAGTTCTTCGACGGCCGCGCTGGGCGCATCCTCGAGATCCCACTCTATCGCCGCGAGGAGATGGCGCCTGGGGCCACCATCGCCGGCCCAGCTGTTATCGCCGAGGACGAGACCTCGACCTTCATCTCCAACAGCTTCGATGCGCATATCGACGGTGCCGGCAGCATCGTCATGGAACGGAAGGCGGCCTGA
- a CDS encoding histone, with protein sequence MDDTTLTDPTIAAPSTPPEAAKDPVTTPAPKAKRAPKKTSKKAAPKRAAAKAKKVATKKSAKKTVKKAAKKAAKKTAKKAAKKATKKAAKKTKKAKR encoded by the coding sequence ATGGACGACACCACACTCACCGACCCGACCATCGCAGCACCGAGCACGCCGCCCGAGGCCGCGAAGGATCCCGTGACCACCCCGGCGCCCAAGGCCAAGCGGGCGCCGAAGAAGACCTCCAAGAAGGCCGCACCCAAGCGGGCCGCTGCCAAGGCCAAGAAGGTTGCGACCAAGAAGTCGGCCAAGAAGACCGTGAAGAAGGCGGCAAAGAAGGCTGCGAAAAAGACCGCCAAGAAAGCAGCCAAGAAGGCCACGAAGAAAGCAGCCAAGAAGACGAAGAAGGCCAAGCGCTGA
- a CDS encoding cryptochrome/photolyase family protein: MSSPPIIVWFRESLRLSDHPALYAAAASVAPVVCSYVYDQESPELRRLGGATRWWLAQSLRALGADLQALGADLVVRRGPAAKVLGQLARETKARAVFWNDVAQSGPRAVAANVESALGEIDVASRVFPDDLLIDPSKLRGKDGRGPRVFTPFWKRVLALGDPPKPLPRPARLSSVSVVASLAIDELALEPTRPDWAGGLRATWQVGERAAQGRLARFLDAPVRTYAANRDRPDVESTSRLSAHLRFGEISPRQVWHAARFAAAERPAFAPGIDKFLSELGWREFSRHLLYDNPDLATRNLQPSFNAFPWTQDGAALAAWQRGRTGYPIVDAGMRELWHTGSMHNRVRMVAASVLVKHLLIDWRLGEQWFWDTLVDADPGSNPASWQWVAGSGADAAPYFRVFNPMLQGEKFDSQGSYVRRWVPELARLPAALIHQPWAAKPLELAEAGIALGRSYPAPIVDHKQGRERALAAYATLRTSD, from the coding sequence ATGTCATCGCCCCCTATCATCGTATGGTTTCGCGAGAGCTTGCGACTATCTGACCACCCCGCGTTGTATGCAGCAGCAGCGTCGGTAGCCCCCGTCGTTTGTAGTTACGTCTACGATCAGGAGAGCCCCGAGTTGCGGCGCCTCGGCGGTGCAACGCGCTGGTGGCTGGCGCAATCGCTGCGTGCACTCGGTGCCGATCTGCAGGCGCTCGGCGCCGACCTCGTCGTCCGCCGCGGGCCCGCAGCAAAAGTGCTCGGCCAGCTGGCGCGCGAGACGAAGGCCCGTGCGGTGTTCTGGAACGATGTCGCGCAGAGCGGACCACGCGCCGTGGCGGCGAACGTCGAATCGGCGCTCGGCGAGATTGACGTTGCATCACGCGTGTTTCCCGACGACCTGCTGATCGATCCAAGCAAGCTGCGCGGCAAGGATGGACGCGGCCCGCGCGTGTTCACGCCGTTCTGGAAGCGCGTGCTCGCCTTGGGCGATCCGCCGAAGCCACTGCCGCGGCCGGCAAGGCTGTCTTCCGTGTCGGTGGTCGCAAGCCTTGCCATCGATGAGCTTGCGCTGGAGCCCACCAGGCCGGACTGGGCCGGCGGCCTGCGCGCGACCTGGCAAGTCGGCGAGCGCGCAGCCCAGGGGCGCCTGGCCAGGTTCCTCGATGCCCCCGTGCGGACCTACGCCGCCAACCGCGACCGGCCCGACGTCGAGTCGACCTCCCGCCTGTCGGCGCATCTGCGATTCGGCGAAATCAGCCCGCGTCAGGTCTGGCACGCGGCGCGCTTCGCCGCAGCCGAGCGTCCCGCCTTCGCGCCCGGCATCGACAAGTTCCTGAGCGAGCTCGGCTGGCGCGAGTTCAGCCGCCACCTGCTCTACGACAATCCGGACCTCGCCACGCGCAACCTGCAGCCCTCCTTCAACGCGTTTCCGTGGACGCAGGATGGTGCGGCGCTGGCGGCGTGGCAGCGCGGACGGACCGGCTATCCGATCGTCGACGCCGGTATGCGCGAGCTCTGGCACACCGGCAGCATGCACAACCGCGTCCGCATGGTGGCTGCGTCGGTGCTGGTGAAGCATCTGCTGATCGACTGGCGGCTGGGCGAGCAGTGGTTCTGGGACACGCTGGTCGACGCCGATCCCGGCAGCAACCCGGCCAGCTGGCAATGGGTCGCAGGTTCTGGCGCCGATGCCGCACCCTACTTCCGTGTCTTCAATCCTATGCTGCAGGGCGAGAAGTTCGATTCCCAGGGGAGCTATGTACGGCGCTGGGTTCCCGAACTGGCGCGCCTGCCGGCCGCTCTGATCCATCAACCCTGGGCCGCCAAGCCGCTCGAACTCGCCGAGGCCGGCATCGCGCTCGGCCGGTCCTACCCGGCGCCGATCGTCGATCACAAGCAGGGCCGCGAGCGCGCGCTTGCCGCTTATGCGACGCTGCGCACAAGTGATTAG
- a CDS encoding TRAP transporter small permease subunit codes for MAEGLLNLSPATPASLNASAPAPLRLLLDGIDRLGRLDGWIGGGCLLTLTLLMLAEVTTRALSNVLPFFPPTISIAWEYSSYLMAASFTFGAAMTLRVGGHIRVVLLLKNVPAPVQRALEVLAAATGFAFMAFLTWSMTKFAFGAFMRGQVSTSSDTPLWFPQAVVTFGMLLLTLQFLARAIQAALGLPLEDHRMKASPVE; via the coding sequence GTGGCTGAGGGTCTCCTGAACCTCTCACCCGCAACGCCGGCGAGCCTGAACGCGTCGGCGCCGGCGCCATTGCGGCTGCTGCTCGACGGCATCGACCGGCTCGGGCGCCTCGACGGCTGGATCGGCGGCGGCTGCCTGCTGACCCTGACGCTACTGATGCTCGCGGAGGTGACGACGCGGGCGCTGTCGAACGTGCTGCCGTTCTTCCCGCCGACCATCTCGATCGCCTGGGAATACTCGTCCTATCTGATGGCGGCCTCGTTCACCTTCGGCGCCGCCATGACGTTGCGGGTCGGCGGCCACATCCGCGTCGTGCTGCTCTTGAAGAACGTTCCCGCGCCGGTGCAGCGGGCCCTGGAGGTGCTGGCGGCGGCCACCGGCTTCGCCTTCATGGCCTTCCTGACCTGGTCGATGACGAAGTTCGCCTTCGGCGCGTTCATGCGCGGCCAGGTCTCGACCTCGAGCGACACGCCGCTGTGGTTTCCGCAAGCCGTCGTCACCTTCGGCATGCTGCTGCTCACCTTGCAGTTCCTGGCCCGCGCGATTCAGGCGGCGCTGGGACTGCCCCTGGAGGACCACCGCATGAAGGCCTCGCCGGTCGAATGA
- a CDS encoding TRAP transporter large permease, with amino-acid sequence MTIEVIALFAILFALLAGGLWIGLTLAFTATLLLAMFRSIPLDKLLPQYAWNILTTQELLALPLFILMGELLFRTRLSRSLFQGLAPWAGLLPGRLLHVNVIGCTIFAAISGSSAATTQVIGRMSLNELLRRGYSRDIAIGSLAGAGTLGFLIPPSNIMIIYGVLGDVSILKLFTAGVLPGLLLAGTFMGWVMLHTTLKPAMVPKAEAQLSQVPWAERFAALKDLAPALFLIACVLGSMYGGLATPSEAAAVGVLGAALVAYFQGSMSLQVVRDVMIGSVITCSMIALIVLGASILGNAAAFLGIPQAVAAFVKGLGLSPFMLIAVLIVFYLILGCFLDGFSMIVMTLPIVLPIVKAAGFDEVWFGIFLVLAVEMAQITPPVGFNLFVIQGLTEDGLGYIARVTAPYLIIMVAFVLLLTLFPGIVTILPRLLYG; translated from the coding sequence ATGACCATCGAAGTCATCGCCCTGTTCGCCATCCTGTTCGCGCTGCTGGCCGGCGGCCTGTGGATCGGGCTCACGCTCGCCTTCACCGCGACCCTGCTGCTGGCGATGTTCCGCTCGATCCCGCTCGACAAGCTGCTTCCGCAATATGCCTGGAACATCCTGACCACCCAGGAGCTGCTGGCGCTGCCGCTGTTCATCCTGATGGGCGAGCTGCTGTTCCGCACCCGGCTGTCGCGCTCGCTGTTCCAGGGCCTGGCGCCATGGGCCGGCCTGCTGCCGGGCCGTCTGCTCCACGTCAACGTCATCGGCTGCACCATCTTCGCCGCGATCTCCGGCTCATCCGCCGCGACCACGCAGGTGATCGGCCGGATGTCGCTGAACGAGCTGCTGCGCCGCGGCTATTCGCGCGACATCGCGATCGGCTCGCTCGCCGGCGCCGGCACGCTCGGCTTCCTGATCCCGCCGTCGAACATCATGATCATCTATGGCGTGCTCGGCGACGTTTCTATTCTAAAGCTCTTCACTGCCGGCGTGCTGCCGGGGCTGCTGCTGGCCGGCACCTTCATGGGCTGGGTGATGCTGCACACGACCCTGAAGCCCGCGATGGTGCCAAAGGCGGAAGCGCAGCTGTCGCAGGTGCCGTGGGCGGAGCGCTTCGCCGCGCTGAAGGATCTGGCCCCGGCCCTGTTCCTGATCGCCTGCGTGCTCGGCTCGATGTATGGCGGCCTCGCCACGCCGTCCGAGGCGGCGGCCGTCGGCGTGCTCGGCGCGGCGCTGGTGGCCTATTTTCAGGGATCGATGTCGCTGCAGGTGGTGCGCGACGTGATGATCGGCTCGGTGATCACCTGCTCGATGATCGCGCTGATCGTGCTCGGCGCGTCGATCCTCGGCAATGCCGCAGCGTTCCTCGGCATTCCCCAGGCGGTCGCCGCCTTCGTGAAGGGGCTCGGCCTGTCGCCGTTCATGCTGATCGCCGTGCTGATCGTGTTCTACCTGATCCTCGGCTGTTTCCTCGACGGCTTCTCGATGATCGTGATGACGCTCCCGATCGTGCTGCCGATCGTGAAGGCGGCGGGTTTCGACGAGGTCTGGTTCGGGATCTTCCTGGTGCTGGCCGTCGAGATGGCCCAGATCACCCCGCCGGTCGGCTTCAACCTGTTCGTGATCCAGGGCCTGACGGAGGACGGCCTGGGCTACATCGCCCGCGTGACCGCCCCCTACCTCATCATCATGGTCGCGTTCGTGCTGCTGCTCACGCTGTTCCCGGGCATCGTGACGATCCTGCCCCGGCTGCTCTACGGATAA